From the genome of Phytohabitans rumicis, one region includes:
- a CDS encoding ABC transporter ATP-binding protein: protein MTALVFDDVGKTFADGTQALTDARFAVAAGEFVSVVGPSGCGKSTLLRIASGLDQATCGAVEVRATNLGYVFQDPTLLPWRSVRSNVELLAELHGIDKAERRRRATEAIELVGLVGFEKHLPHELSGGMRMRASLARSLTLQPDVFLFDEPFGALDEITRERLNDELLQLFTARGFAALFITHSVLEAVFLSSRVLVMTGRPGRVQAEVAVPFDYPRRPSLRFTAEFAALCGEVSAHLRDAS, encoded by the coding sequence ATGACCGCACTCGTGTTCGACGACGTCGGCAAGACGTTCGCGGATGGCACGCAGGCGCTCACCGACGCCCGCTTCGCGGTCGCCGCGGGCGAGTTCGTCTCCGTGGTCGGCCCGTCCGGCTGCGGAAAGAGCACGCTCCTGCGCATCGCCAGCGGCCTCGACCAGGCCACCTGCGGCGCGGTCGAGGTCCGCGCCACCAACCTCGGGTACGTCTTCCAGGATCCGACCCTACTGCCGTGGCGCTCGGTACGGTCCAACGTGGAGCTTCTCGCCGAGCTGCACGGCATCGACAAGGCGGAGCGGCGCCGGCGGGCCACCGAGGCTATCGAGCTGGTCGGCCTGGTCGGCTTCGAGAAGCACCTGCCGCACGAGTTGTCCGGCGGCATGCGGATGCGGGCGTCGCTGGCCCGCTCGCTCACGCTCCAGCCGGACGTCTTCCTCTTCGACGAGCCGTTCGGCGCGCTCGACGAGATCACCCGGGAACGGCTCAACGACGAGCTGCTGCAGCTGTTCACGGCCCGGGGCTTCGCCGCCCTGTTCATCACACACTCGGTGCTGGAGGCCGTCTTCCTGTCCTCCCGGGTGCTGGTGATGACCGGCCGCCCGGGGCGGGTACAGGCGGAGGTGGCGGTGCCGTTCGACTACCCGAGGCGGCCGTCGCTGCGGTTCACCGCGGAGTTCGCGGCGCTGTGTGGCGAGGTCTCCGCCCACCTGCGAGATGCGTCGTGA
- a CDS encoding ABC transporter permease: protein MTASTRILPPVGVFALFIGFWYVITYAVLDPTRRFLLPAPHEVVKVGFLDERNLTDLLGGLRLTTEVALLGLGIAMALGVAVALLMSQARWLELSLYPWAVVLQTIPILALVPLIGFWMGFGMDGRVVVCVLIALFPIIANTLFGLQAAEAGLHDLFTLHGANRLTRLRKLLIPASLPAMFAGFRISAGLSVIGAIVGDFFFKQGDPGLGILIDLYRSRLQSERMFAAIILSSLLGIAVFLFFGWLGRRVVGRWYHAGRGH, encoded by the coding sequence GTGACCGCGTCCACCCGGATCCTTCCCCCGGTCGGGGTGTTCGCGCTCTTCATCGGCTTCTGGTACGTCATCACGTACGCCGTCCTCGACCCCACCCGCCGGTTCCTGCTGCCGGCGCCGCACGAGGTGGTCAAGGTCGGCTTCCTGGACGAGCGCAACCTGACCGACCTGCTCGGCGGGCTACGCCTGACCACCGAGGTCGCGCTGCTGGGCCTGGGCATCGCGATGGCGCTGGGGGTCGCCGTCGCGCTCCTGATGAGCCAGGCGCGCTGGCTGGAACTGTCGCTGTACCCCTGGGCGGTGGTGCTGCAGACCATCCCGATCCTCGCGCTGGTGCCGCTCATCGGCTTCTGGATGGGCTTCGGCATGGACGGCCGGGTGGTGGTGTGCGTGCTCATCGCGCTGTTCCCCATCATCGCCAACACCCTCTTCGGCCTGCAGGCCGCCGAGGCGGGACTGCACGACCTGTTCACCCTGCACGGGGCGAACCGGCTGACCCGGCTGCGCAAGCTGCTGATCCCGGCCAGCCTGCCGGCCATGTTCGCCGGCTTCCGGATCTCGGCCGGGCTGTCGGTCATCGGCGCGATCGTCGGCGACTTCTTCTTCAAACAAGGGGACCCCGGCCTCGGCATCCTCATCGACCTGTACCGCTCGCGGCTGCAGTCCGAGCGGATGTTCGCCGCCATCATCCTGTCCAGCCTGCTGGGCATCGCGGTGTTTCTGTTCTTCGGCTGGCTGGGCCGGCGGGTTGTCGGCCGCTGGTACCACGCCGGCCGCGGTCACTGA
- a CDS encoding ABC transporter substrate-binding protein, with amino-acid sequence MSYRLTAGVAGLAVALVLAGCGGDDEEADASAPLASAAAPGSATYLADVCPSTVVVQTDWNPESEHGGTYELVGPNPSIDADKKRVTGTLVAHGGVDTGVRIEIRAGGPAIGFQQVSAQMYADPSITLGYNASDEAIALSKTQPTIGVFAGLEKSPQIIMWSPDKHPDWRSIADIGKTDTKVLYFQGAVYMDYLTGNGTLKKSQVDGSYDGAPANFVASGGEFAQQGFATAEPYIYENEVTAWKKKVTYQLIADAGFDFYQNMLGVRAGDLQKLTPCLKKLVPILQQSYVDFLGAPDETNALILKLVEEYNNGWTYTKGVADYSVRTMKELGIVGNGKDSAIGNFDDARVQHLIEITGPIFTAQNKEMKAGLKPSDIVTNEFIDPSIGLK; translated from the coding sequence ATGTCCTATCGTCTTACCGCCGGCGTGGCCGGCTTGGCGGTCGCCCTCGTCCTCGCCGGCTGCGGCGGGGACGACGAGGAGGCCGACGCGTCCGCCCCGCTGGCCTCCGCCGCGGCGCCCGGCAGCGCCACCTACCTGGCCGACGTGTGTCCGTCCACGGTGGTCGTACAGACCGACTGGAACCCGGAGAGCGAGCACGGCGGCACGTACGAACTCGTGGGGCCCAACCCGAGCATCGACGCTGACAAGAAGCGTGTTACCGGGACTCTGGTCGCGCACGGCGGCGTCGACACCGGCGTGCGGATCGAGATCCGAGCGGGCGGCCCGGCGATCGGCTTCCAGCAGGTCAGCGCCCAGATGTACGCCGACCCCTCCATCACGCTCGGCTACAACGCCAGCGACGAGGCGATCGCCCTGTCCAAGACGCAGCCGACGATCGGCGTCTTCGCCGGCCTCGAGAAGAGCCCGCAGATCATCATGTGGTCGCCGGACAAGCACCCGGACTGGAGGAGCATCGCCGACATCGGCAAGACCGACACCAAGGTGCTCTACTTCCAGGGCGCGGTCTACATGGACTACCTGACCGGCAACGGCACGCTCAAGAAGAGCCAGGTCGACGGCTCCTACGACGGCGCCCCGGCGAACTTCGTGGCCTCCGGCGGCGAGTTCGCCCAGCAGGGCTTCGCCACCGCCGAGCCGTACATCTACGAGAACGAGGTCACCGCCTGGAAGAAGAAGGTGACCTACCAGCTCATCGCCGACGCCGGCTTCGACTTCTACCAGAACATGCTCGGCGTACGGGCCGGCGATCTGCAGAAGCTGACGCCCTGCCTGAAGAAGCTCGTGCCCATCCTGCAACAGTCCTATGTCGACTTTCTCGGCGCGCCGGACGAGACCAACGCGTTGATCCTGAAGCTGGTCGAGGAGTACAACAACGGCTGGACGTACACCAAGGGGGTGGCCGACTACTCGGTGCGGACGATGAAGGAGCTCGGCATCGTCGGCAACGGCAAGGACAGCGCCATCGGCAACTTCGACGACGCCCGGGTGCAACACCTGATCGAGATCACCGGGCCGATCTTCACCGCGCAGAACAAGGAGATGAAGGCCGGCCTCAAACCGTCCGACATCGTCACCAACGAGTTCATCGACCCGTCCATCGGGCTGAAGTAG
- a CDS encoding FAD-binding oxidoreductase, translating to MARSALPTDRRPIEPAVLDTLAADLTSAFGAAAVWRDETTRLTASTDWAHMSPVLSPLLPAGVADIVVRPPDADGIALAVAIAHRHRVPVTPRGQGTGNYGQGIPLYGGLVLDTSRADRILSVADGAITAEAGATFVAMEKAARATGQELAIMPSTVGSTIGGFIAGGAGGTGSLANGAIWDGYLLQLMVAACADEPRLLPVPYPENTAMAHAFGTSGVIAVATVALRPAQPWTAVFAAFGRLDDAVGAGEELFVLAPTPRLLSLDEPGVVATYRPADPAMPAFNFSLRGIVAEPSVPHVEAVVARHGGTVTAVRPKGPALLTSLSFNHVTHRVRKLRPELTHLQCMGDGLTRRRGDVARVAPSSLVHLEGFRTAHGPDWAGMLFCRFEGTDALYDTMARLATVDVAVNDPHTWVLHHNRLDQVRRAAAVFDPDGLLNPGKLPRPDPAS from the coding sequence GTGGCGCGATCGGCTCTTCCGACGGACCGCCGGCCCATCGAGCCGGCGGTCCTGGACACCCTGGCCGCCGACCTGACGTCCGCGTTCGGCGCCGCGGCGGTCTGGCGGGACGAGACCACCCGCCTGACCGCCTCCACCGACTGGGCCCACATGAGCCCGGTCCTGTCGCCGCTGCTGCCCGCCGGCGTCGCGGACATCGTGGTACGTCCACCGGACGCGGACGGGATCGCGCTGGCCGTCGCGATCGCCCACCGGCACCGGGTGCCCGTCACCCCGCGCGGCCAGGGCACCGGCAACTACGGGCAGGGCATCCCCTTGTACGGCGGCCTGGTGCTGGACACCAGCCGGGCGGACCGGATCCTGTCCGTCGCGGACGGGGCCATCACCGCCGAGGCCGGCGCCACGTTCGTCGCGATGGAGAAGGCCGCCCGCGCCACCGGCCAGGAACTGGCCATCATGCCGTCCACTGTGGGCAGCACGATCGGTGGCTTCATCGCCGGTGGGGCCGGTGGCACCGGCTCGCTGGCCAACGGCGCGATCTGGGACGGCTACCTGCTCCAGCTCATGGTGGCGGCCTGCGCCGACGAGCCACGCCTGCTGCCGGTGCCGTACCCGGAGAACACGGCGATGGCGCACGCGTTCGGCACCAGCGGAGTCATCGCGGTCGCGACCGTGGCGCTGCGTCCGGCCCAGCCGTGGACGGCCGTGTTCGCCGCGTTCGGCCGCCTCGACGACGCGGTCGGCGCCGGCGAGGAGCTCTTCGTATTGGCGCCGACCCCGCGCCTGCTCTCCCTCGACGAGCCGGGCGTCGTCGCCACGTACCGCCCCGCCGACCCGGCCATGCCGGCCTTCAACTTCAGCCTGCGCGGCATCGTCGCCGAGCCGAGCGTCCCGCACGTCGAGGCGGTCGTCGCGCGCCACGGCGGCACGGTCACCGCGGTACGCCCGAAGGGCCCCGCGCTGCTCACATCGCTGTCGTTCAACCACGTGACGCACCGGGTTCGCAAGCTCCGCCCGGAGCTGACCCACCTGCAGTGCATGGGCGACGGGTTGACTCGGCGCCGCGGCGACGTGGCCCGGGTGGCGCCGTCGTCGCTGGTGCACCTGGAGGGCTTCCGCACCGCACACGGGCCGGACTGGGCGGGCATGCTCTTCTGCCGCTTCGAGGGCACCGACGCCCTGTACGACACGATGGCCCGGCTCGCCACGGTCGACGTCGCGGTGAACGACCCGCACACCTGGGTGCTGCACCACAACCGGCTGGACCAGGTGCGCAGGGCCGCCGCGGTGTTCGACCCCGACGGCCTACTGAACCCGGGCAAGCTCCCCCGCCCCGACCCGGCGAGCTAG
- a CDS encoding creatininase family protein: MSARAFVELSAPAVQGLSPDAVAVLPVGSIEQHGPHLPLVTDLVIAQTLARDAVAAYGDRYDLWLLPPLAYSKSNEHAGTPGTLWLSAATLTAVLDDLGRSLAATPVRRLVFLNGHGGNSALLQVCARDLRLAYGLRTFVMHPSVPPDQGGASTAEELGMGIHGGIGETSVLLHLRPDLVDMAKARRNVPEHLAGFRHVRFGGPVAFGWLSGDFGTDGTIGDPTLATAEHGRRHYEAMLATAGEALGEIARFDPSPPA; this comes from the coding sequence GTGAGCGCCCGGGCGTTCGTGGAGCTCAGCGCGCCCGCCGTCCAGGGGCTCTCGCCGGACGCGGTCGCGGTACTGCCGGTCGGGTCGATCGAGCAGCACGGGCCGCACCTGCCACTGGTCACCGACCTGGTGATCGCGCAGACGCTGGCCCGCGACGCGGTGGCGGCGTACGGCGACCGGTACGACCTGTGGCTGCTGCCGCCGCTGGCGTACTCGAAGTCCAACGAGCACGCCGGCACGCCGGGCACCCTGTGGCTGTCCGCCGCCACACTCACCGCCGTCCTCGACGACCTGGGCCGCAGCCTCGCCGCCACCCCGGTACGCCGCCTGGTGTTCCTCAATGGACACGGCGGCAACAGCGCGCTGCTCCAGGTATGCGCGCGCGACCTGCGGCTGGCGTACGGACTGCGAACGTTCGTCATGCACCCGTCGGTCCCGCCGGACCAGGGGGGCGCGTCCACCGCCGAGGAACTGGGGATGGGCATCCACGGTGGGATCGGCGAGACCTCCGTGCTGCTGCACCTGCGGCCGGACCTCGTCGACATGGCCAAGGCCCGGCGCAACGTGCCGGAGCACCTGGCCGGGTTCCGGCACGTGCGGTTCGGCGGGCCGGTGGCGTTCGGGTGGCTCAGCGGCGACTTCGGCACGGACGGCACCATCGGCGACCCCACGCTGGCCACGGCCGAGCACGGCAGGCGCCACTACGAGGCGATGCTCGCCACCGCGGGCGAGGCCCTGGGCGAGATCGCCCGCTTCGACCCCAGCCCGCCGGCCTAG
- a CDS encoding LLM class flavin-dependent oxidoreductase: MRVGIFLFGGVEMPDAGLGGPHPLDRRYDQQAILHAHRELLECGVLAEQLGYDSFWLTEHHFQYEGYEVVPNGLMFSAFLAARTRRLRIGTMFNVVGQWHPLRLAEDFALLHNLSGGRGILGVGRGTVPREMLPLTSGRVSVGSHDNPDAAAADRQNRQLTAECLDVLELALGQETFSYRGEHFQLPPPGIPDRGTDVSELTLVPRPVYPYETWQAVTSPPTLREVPRRGLGGVFWLKERDRLRADWEEFGAQFAAHHGRSLAPGQKRMLVLNVSVGDTRAEAVAAARDGHDEFWKFLGPYGWGRGYAGPDGAPAPAGFVPTLEESMAQGVWAVGTPQDVATEIDRYRAELGLTDLVLFPALPGDSFARTREQMTRLAQEVLKL; encoded by the coding sequence ATGCGGGTAGGAATCTTCTTGTTCGGCGGGGTCGAGATGCCCGACGCGGGGCTCGGCGGCCCGCATCCCCTGGACCGCCGCTACGACCAACAGGCCATCCTGCACGCCCACCGCGAGCTGCTGGAGTGCGGCGTGCTCGCCGAGCAGCTCGGGTACGACAGCTTCTGGCTCACCGAGCACCACTTCCAGTACGAGGGGTACGAGGTGGTGCCCAACGGCCTGATGTTCTCGGCGTTCCTGGCGGCGCGGACCAGACGCCTGCGCATCGGCACGATGTTCAATGTGGTCGGTCAGTGGCATCCGCTGCGGCTGGCCGAAGACTTCGCGCTGCTGCACAACCTGAGTGGTGGCCGGGGAATTCTCGGCGTGGGCCGCGGCACGGTGCCGCGCGAGATGTTGCCGCTCACCAGCGGGCGGGTCTCGGTGGGCAGCCACGACAACCCGGACGCCGCGGCCGCTGATCGGCAAAACCGGCAGCTCACCGCCGAGTGCCTCGACGTGCTGGAGTTGGCGCTCGGGCAGGAGACGTTCAGCTACCGGGGCGAGCATTTCCAGCTGCCACCGCCGGGCATCCCGGACCGCGGCACCGACGTCAGCGAGCTGACGCTCGTCCCCCGGCCGGTCTACCCGTACGAGACGTGGCAGGCGGTCACCAGCCCGCCGACGCTGCGCGAGGTGCCCCGGCGCGGGCTGGGCGGCGTGTTCTGGCTCAAGGAGCGCGACCGGCTCCGCGCGGACTGGGAGGAGTTCGGGGCCCAGTTCGCCGCGCACCACGGCCGGTCCCTGGCGCCGGGGCAGAAGCGGATGCTCGTGCTCAACGTTTCCGTCGGCGATACCAGGGCGGAGGCGGTCGCGGCCGCTCGCGACGGGCACGACGAGTTCTGGAAGTTTCTCGGCCCGTACGGCTGGGGCCGCGGCTACGCCGGCCCGGACGGCGCACCGGCGCCGGCCGGCTTCGTGCCCACCCTGGAGGAGTCGATGGCGCAGGGCGTCTGGGCGGTGGGCACCCCGCAGGACGTCGCCACCGAGATCGACCGGTACCGTGCCGAGCTCGGCCTCACCGACCTGGTGCTCTTTCCGGCGCTGCCCGGGGACTCGTTCGCCCGTACCCGGGAGCAGATGACCCGCCTGGCGCAGGAGGTGCTGAAGCTGTGA
- a CDS encoding helix-turn-helix domain-containing protein: protein MSVERLGATIRRRRRDLGLTLVDVAARAGLSHPFLSQVERGLAQPSMRSLTALAAALETTAQALLALSGTAPVSLVRGGTPLPKLDIAGGKVRSLVQGERAMLPLEFTGAPAEFEEYYVHDGEEFLYVVDGTIEVDVEGELSHLSGGDSLYYAGGLRHRWRQVDTGPVKVVLVQHNVLRDRNAGDTAAG, encoded by the coding sequence GTGAGCGTGGAGCGGCTCGGCGCGACGATCCGGCGGCGGCGCCGCGACCTCGGCCTCACCCTGGTCGACGTCGCCGCCCGCGCCGGCCTCAGCCACCCGTTCCTGAGTCAGGTGGAGCGCGGGCTGGCCCAGCCGAGCATGCGCTCGCTGACCGCGCTCGCCGCGGCCCTGGAGACGACCGCGCAGGCGCTGCTCGCGCTGTCCGGGACCGCGCCGGTGAGCCTGGTGCGCGGCGGCACCCCACTGCCCAAGCTGGACATCGCCGGCGGCAAGGTCCGCTCGCTGGTCCAGGGCGAACGGGCGATGCTGCCGCTGGAGTTCACCGGTGCGCCGGCCGAGTTCGAGGAGTACTACGTGCACGACGGCGAGGAGTTCCTCTACGTCGTGGACGGCACGATCGAGGTGGACGTCGAAGGGGAGCTGAGCCACCTGTCCGGCGGCGACAGCCTGTACTACGCGGGTGGGCTGCGGCACCGCTGGCGTCAGGTGGACACCGGCCCGGTGAAGGTGGTTCTGGTACAGCACAACGTGCTACGCGACCGAAACGCGGGCGACACCGCGGCGGGGTAG